From a single Desulfovibrio sp. ZJ209 genomic region:
- a CDS encoding efflux RND transporter permease subunit, producing MSGEGKRRRRLGPEFLPWNISAPFIRRPVATTLLTIAVALAGMVSFGLLPVAPLPEVDFPVVVARARMPGAGPETMAATVATPLERALGRIAGVTEMTSTSSLGSSNVVLQFDLDRNIDGAARDVQAAINAARSTLPTMPSNPSYRKVNPAGAPIMILSITSDVLTRAQLYDAASTVLAQKISQIPGVGEVTVGGGALPAVRVEAIPDAVSRLGLSMEDVRKTLAGANAFLPKGMLENGEHSWLVGASDQLGTAEDYRPLIVAQKDGGTIRLGDVAKVEDSSQDVRNMAVANGRPAILLIVFRSPGANIIETVDRVKAMLPQLRAWLPESADLTLRMDRSITIRASLREVEKSLMLAMGLVVLVTFLFLRNVRATAIPAVAAPVSLIATFGVMYLCGYSLDNLSLMALTVSTGFVVDDAIVVLENIVRRLELGESPLRAALRGAREVGFTVISISLSLVAVFAPIVFMGGVVGRLFREFAVVLTAAVLVSMLVSLTTTPMMCAQMLRPFDEQVRRRKAQLKALRAGGLGPLARWMTRAGMWWGAGLARLQGAYAVSLDTVLRHPRLTLLGLLLVIAGNVWLYVIIPKGFFPQQDTGVIMGGIRADQSASFQSIQGKLEKLVNVIRADPAVEQVSAHISGARAGGGVFIALKPLEERKVGAEAVIGRLRAQLSAEPGLRIFLRPAQDIMMGGRSSRSQYQYTLQADDLEALRLWGRRLQEALSRDPLFKDVDSDIEERGLQTMLDVNRDALARAGLTMNDVDTALNNAFGQRQVSTIYRDKNQYRVVLEYGPDWLEGAEALDKVRLPGKDGLVPLLSVASVGPAFAPLSVAHQGQFAAVTVSFNLAEGASLSQAQAAIAETRVRIGMPADIVGSFQGTAKMYSDTMRNQVVMILAALAALYIVLGVLYESLVHPLTILSTLPSAGGGALLALMACGMEFSVIALIGVLLLAGIVKKNAIMMIDFALEAQRARRLTPETAIREACALRFRPIMMTTAAAILGAVPLALGHGDGAEIRRPLGVAIVGGLLLSQLLTLYTTPVVYLCLDHARIRARRLWLRLRYGRERAHRLELLGRKA from the coding sequence ATGAGCGGGGAGGGGAAGCGGCGCCGGCGCCTGGGGCCGGAATTCTTGCCGTGGAACATTTCCGCGCCCTTTATCCGGCGCCCGGTGGCGACCACACTCCTCACCATCGCCGTGGCGCTGGCGGGCATGGTGTCCTTCGGACTTTTGCCCGTTGCGCCGCTCCCCGAGGTGGACTTTCCCGTGGTGGTCGCCCGCGCGCGCATGCCCGGCGCGGGCCCCGAGACCATGGCCGCCACTGTGGCCACGCCGCTGGAGCGCGCCCTCGGCCGCATCGCCGGCGTGACGGAAATGACCTCCACGAGCAGCCTCGGGTCGAGCAACGTGGTCCTCCAATTCGACCTCGACAGGAACATCGACGGCGCCGCGCGCGACGTGCAGGCGGCCATCAACGCCGCGCGCTCCACCTTGCCCACCATGCCGTCCAATCCCTCCTACCGCAAGGTGAACCCGGCGGGCGCGCCCATCATGATCCTCTCCATCACCTCGGACGTGCTCACCCGCGCGCAGCTCTATGACGCGGCCTCCACGGTGCTCGCGCAGAAGATCTCGCAGATCCCGGGCGTGGGCGAGGTCACGGTGGGCGGCGGGGCGCTCCCGGCCGTGCGCGTGGAGGCCATCCCCGACGCGGTCTCGCGCCTCGGCCTCTCCATGGAGGACGTTCGCAAGACGCTCGCGGGCGCGAATGCCTTTTTGCCCAAGGGCATGCTCGAAAACGGCGAGCACTCCTGGCTCGTGGGCGCCAGCGACCAGCTCGGCACGGCCGAGGATTACCGCCCGCTCATCGTGGCGCAGAAGGACGGCGGCACCATCCGCCTCGGCGATGTGGCGAAAGTGGAGGATTCCTCGCAGGATGTGCGCAACATGGCCGTGGCCAACGGGCGGCCGGCCATCCTGCTCATCGTTTTCCGCTCGCCCGGCGCCAACATCATCGAGACCGTGGACCGGGTGAAGGCCATGCTGCCGCAGTTGCGCGCGTGGCTGCCCGAAAGCGCGGACCTCACCCTGCGCATGGACCGCTCCATCACCATCCGCGCCTCGCTGCGCGAGGTGGAAAAGAGCCTCATGCTCGCCATGGGGCTCGTGGTGCTCGTGACTTTTCTTTTCCTGCGCAACGTGCGCGCCACGGCCATCCCGGCGGTGGCCGCGCCGGTCTCGCTCATCGCCACTTTCGGGGTCATGTATCTCTGCGGCTACAGCCTCGACAATCTTTCGCTCATGGCGCTCACCGTCTCCACGGGCTTTGTGGTGGACGACGCCATCGTGGTGCTCGAGAACATCGTGCGCCGCCTTGAGCTGGGCGAGAGCCCCCTGCGGGCGGCCCTGCGCGGGGCGCGCGAGGTGGGCTTCACCGTCATTTCCATTTCGCTCTCGCTCGTGGCCGTGTTCGCGCCCATCGTCTTCATGGGCGGCGTGGTGGGGCGGCTCTTCCGCGAATTCGCCGTGGTGCTGACGGCCGCCGTGCTCGTGTCCATGCTTGTCTCGCTCACGACCACGCCCATGATGTGCGCGCAGATGCTCAGGCCCTTCGACGAGCAGGTGAGGCGCCGCAAGGCGCAGCTCAAGGCCCTGCGCGCCGGGGGCCTGGGGCCGCTGGCCCGCTGGATGACGCGGGCGGGCATGTGGTGGGGCGCCGGGCTCGCGCGGCTCCAGGGCGCCTATGCCGTGAGCCTTGATACGGTGCTGCGCCATCCGCGCCTCACGCTGCTCGGGCTTTTGCTCGTCATCGCCGGCAATGTGTGGCTCTATGTCATCATCCCCAAGGGCTTCTTCCCGCAGCAGGATACGGGCGTCATCATGGGCGGCATCAGGGCGGACCAGAGCGCGTCCTTCCAGTCCATCCAGGGCAAGCTCGAAAAGCTCGTCAATGTCATCCGGGCCGACCCGGCGGTGGAGCAGGTCTCGGCGCACATTTCCGGCGCGCGCGCGGGCGGCGGCGTCTTCATCGCCCTGAAGCCCCTCGAGGAGCGCAAGGTGGGCGCCGAGGCCGTCATCGGGCGCCTCAGGGCGCAGCTTTCCGCCGAGCCTGGCCTGCGCATCTTCCTTCGTCCCGCGCAGGACATCATGATGGGCGGCAGAAGCTCGCGCTCGCAATACCAGTACACCCTTCAGGCGGACGACCTCGAAGCCCTGCGCCTCTGGGGGCGCCGCCTTCAGGAAGCGCTCTCCCGCGACCCTCTTTTCAAGGACGTGGACAGCGACATTGAGGAGCGCGGCCTCCAGACCATGCTCGATGTCAACCGCGACGCCCTCGCGCGCGCGGGCCTGACCATGAACGACGTGGACACGGCCCTCAACAATGCCTTCGGCCAACGGCAGGTTTCCACCATTTACCGCGACAAGAACCAGTACCGCGTGGTGCTCGAATACGGGCCCGACTGGCTCGAGGGCGCGGAGGCGCTGGACAAGGTGCGCCTGCCCGGCAAGGACGGCCTCGTGCCCCTGCTCTCCGTGGCGAGCGTGGGGCCGGCCTTCGCGCCGCTTTCCGTGGCGCATCAGGGGCAGTTCGCTGCGGTGACGGTGTCGTTCAACCTTGCGGAGGGGGCCTCGCTCTCGCAGGCGCAGGCCGCCATCGCCGAAACGCGCGTGCGCATCGGCATGCCGGCGGACATCGTGGGCAGCTTTCAGGGCACGGCCAAGATGTACAGCGACACCATGCGCAATCAGGTGGTCATGATCCTGGCGGCGCTGGCCGCGCTCTATATCGTGCTCGGCGTGCTCTACGAGAGCCTGGTGCATCCGCTGACCATCCTTTCCACGCTGCCGTCGGCCGGGGGCGGGGCGCTCCTGGCGCTCATGGCCTGCGGCATGGAGTTCAGCGTCATCGCGCTCATCGGGGTGCTGTTGCTCGCGGGCATCGTCAAGAAAAACGCCATCATGATGATCGATTTCGCGCTGGAGGCGCAGCGCGCGCGCCGCCTCACGCCCGAAACCGCCATTCGCGAGGCCTGCGCCCTGCGCTTCAGGCCCATCATGATGACCACGGCCGCGGCCATCCTCGGCGCCGTGCCGCTGGCCCTCGGACACGGGGACGGCGCGGAGATCCGGCGCCCGCTCGGTGTCGCCATCGTGGGCGGCCTTCTGCTGAGCCAGTTGCTCACGCTCTACACCACGCCGGTGGTCTATCTCTGCCTCGACCATGCACGCATCCGCGCCCGCAGGCTCTGGCTCAGGCTGCGCTATGGGCGCGAGCGCGCCCACAGGCTCGAACTCCTGGGGCGGAAGGCATGA
- a CDS encoding MdtA/MuxA family multidrug efflux RND transporter periplasmic adaptor subunit — protein sequence MSHPAERLKPRGKRPRRFWWAMGAALVLAAAFLLWRCGGSGPERPGMGADAPPVRVAIAVAQDVPHFLNGLGTVLPSSDVLVKSRVDGQLLRLHFQEGQRVAAGDLLAEIDPRPFQAALTEAEGHLARDRAQLENARRDLARYAKLTKGDYIAGQQYETQRALVRQYEGTVEADQAAVDSARLQLEYSRITAPVGGRLGLRAVDEGNQVKSSDASGIVRITEVSPCDVLFTLPESQVGLITQALRRREADPALPPLLVQAWDREQKKLLGVGELISLDNQIDAATGTVRLKARFANADASLYPNQFVNARLLVQTLHDAVTIPAAAVQLGSRGSYVYLVKKEERDGVGTDVAILREVRPGIEAGRIAVIDSGVAPGDMVVVDGVDRLRDGIRVRVAATVETPRAEDPAGPGAAPEPAEAGEATAGADAP from the coding sequence GTGAGCCACCCTGCCGAGCGCCTGAAACCGCGCGGAAAGCGCCCGAGGCGCTTTTGGTGGGCCATGGGCGCGGCACTCGTGCTGGCGGCGGCGTTCCTGCTCTGGCGCTGCGGCGGTAGCGGGCCGGAGCGGCCAGGCATGGGCGCTGATGCGCCGCCGGTGCGCGTGGCCATCGCCGTGGCGCAGGATGTGCCGCACTTCTTGAACGGCCTCGGCACCGTGCTCCCCTCGAGCGATGTGCTCGTCAAGAGCCGGGTGGACGGCCAGCTCCTGAGGCTGCATTTTCAGGAGGGGCAGCGCGTTGCCGCGGGCGACCTTTTGGCCGAGATCGACCCGCGCCCCTTTCAGGCGGCGCTCACCGAGGCCGAAGGCCACCTCGCCCGTGACCGCGCGCAGCTTGAGAACGCCCGGCGCGACCTTGCGCGCTATGCGAAGCTGACCAAGGGCGACTATATCGCGGGCCAGCAGTACGAGACGCAGCGCGCCCTCGTGCGCCAGTACGAAGGCACCGTGGAGGCCGACCAGGCCGCGGTGGACTCGGCGCGGCTGCAACTGGAATACAGCCGCATCACGGCGCCTGTGGGCGGGCGCCTCGGGCTGCGCGCCGTGGACGAGGGCAACCAGGTCAAGAGCTCGGACGCCTCGGGCATCGTGCGCATCACCGAGGTGAGCCCCTGCGATGTGCTCTTCACCCTGCCGGAAAGCCAGGTGGGCCTCATCACCCAGGCCCTCAGGCGGCGCGAGGCCGACCCCGCGCTTCCGCCGCTTCTTGTGCAGGCTTGGGACAGGGAGCAGAAAAAGCTCCTCGGCGTGGGCGAGCTCATCTCGCTCGACAACCAGATCGACGCGGCCACCGGCACCGTGCGCCTCAAGGCGCGCTTCGCCAATGCGGATGCAAGCCTCTATCCCAACCAGTTCGTCAACGCGCGCCTGCTCGTGCAGACCTTGCACGATGCCGTCACCATCCCGGCGGCTGCCGTGCAGCTTGGTTCGCGCGGCTCCTATGTGTATCTCGTGAAAAAGGAGGAGCGCGACGGCGTCGGGACCGATGTGGCCATCCTGCGCGAGGTCAGGCCCGGCATCGAGGCCGGGAGGATAGCCGTCATCGACAGCGGCGTGGCGCCCGGCGACATGGTGGTGGTGGACGGCGTGGACCGCCTGCGCGACGGCATCCGCGTCCGCGTGGCCGCCACCGTGGAGACCCCGCGGGCCGAGGATCCCGCCGGGCCCGGAGCTGCCCCGGAGCCGGCCGAAGCGGGCGAGGCGACCGCCGGCGCGGACGCGCCATGA
- a CDS encoding diaminopropionate ammonia-lyase, which produces MTARKGEQMPRPVEVVFNSRREEKADLGVLVAGARLARNFHAGLPGYVPTPLVELRALARRLGLGAVFVKDESRRFGLEAFKGLGSAWAVARLLGERLGVAPHALDFARLRAARAQVGELTFVTATDGNHGRGLAWAAGLLGHRARVFMPTGASAARVAAIRALGAECTVTELAYDDAVRHAAAQARETGGILVQDTAWEGYEKVPSWIMEGYGTLALEASEQLAGMGGQGPTHVFVQAGVGSFAAAMVSCLGAVPGTRGLAQPRFVSVEPHAADCVFRSLAAGDGRPRTCPGSLETLMAGLSCGEVSALAWPLLSATLHAACACPDDVARLGMRLLAHPLGEDPALVSGESGAVGAGLLHWLMRPEESPETHGDAAKAREALGLGPRARVLIISTEGATDPAVWEAVTGLFAAAAPLHQS; this is translated from the coding sequence ATGACAGCGCGGAAGGGGGAACAGATGCCCAGGCCGGTGGAGGTCGTTTTCAACAGCCGGCGGGAGGAAAAGGCCGACCTCGGGGTGCTTGTGGCCGGGGCGCGCCTTGCACGCAACTTCCATGCGGGCTTGCCCGGATATGTGCCCACGCCGCTGGTGGAGCTCCGGGCGCTCGCGCGGCGGCTCGGGCTCGGGGCCGTGTTCGTCAAGGACGAATCGCGCCGCTTCGGGCTCGAGGCGTTCAAGGGGCTCGGCTCCGCCTGGGCGGTGGCGCGCCTGCTTGGGGAGCGGCTGGGCGTGGCGCCCCACGCGCTGGATTTTGCGCGCTTGCGCGCGGCGCGGGCGCAGGTGGGGGAGCTCACCTTCGTCACGGCCACGGACGGCAATCACGGCCGGGGTCTTGCATGGGCCGCCGGCCTCTTGGGCCACCGGGCGCGTGTCTTCATGCCCACCGGGGCCTCGGCGGCGCGCGTCGCGGCCATCCGCGCCTTGGGCGCGGAATGCACGGTCACGGAACTGGCCTATGACGACGCGGTGCGCCACGCGGCGGCGCAGGCCCGGGAGACAGGCGGCATCCTCGTGCAGGATACGGCCTGGGAAGGCTATGAGAAGGTCCCCTCGTGGATCATGGAGGGCTACGGCACGCTCGCGCTGGAAGCGTCGGAGCAGCTTGCGGGCATGGGGGGCCAAGGACCGACCCATGTTTTTGTGCAGGCGGGTGTCGGCTCCTTCGCTGCCGCCATGGTGTCGTGCCTCGGGGCGGTGCCGGGAACCCGGGGGCTGGCGCAGCCGCGCTTCGTGAGCGTGGAGCCGCATGCCGCGGACTGCGTGTTCCGCTCGCTGGCTGCCGGGGACGGACGCCCCCGCACCTGCCCGGGCAGTCTTGAAACGCTCATGGCCGGGCTTTCCTGTGGGGAGGTGAGCGCGCTGGCGTGGCCCCTGCTGTCAGCCACGCTGCATGCCGCCTGCGCTTGCCCGGATGACGTGGCGCGGCTCGGGATGCGCCTTTTGGCGCATCCGCTCGGGGAAGACCCGGCTCTCGTTTCAGGGGAGTCCGGCGCCGTGGGCGCGGGCCTGCTCCACTGGCTCATGCGGCCGGAAGAGAGCCCGGAAACCCACGGGGACGCGGCCAAGGCGCGGGAAGCATTGGGCCTCGGCCCAAGGGCGCGGGTGCTCATCATCAGCACCGAGGGCGCCACGGACCCGGCCGTTTGGGAAGCCGTCACCGGGCTTTTCGCGGCCGCGGCTCCCCTTCATCAATCCTGA
- a CDS encoding multidrug efflux RND transporter permease subunit, with protein MNISRLFILRPIATSLLMVALLLSGLLAYRSLPVAALPQIDYPTIQVQTLYPGASPDVMASVVTAPLERQFGVMPGLTQMSSLSSAGASVITLQFDLSVPLDVAEQEVQAAINAADNLLPRDLPNPPIYNKVNPADPPIITLAATSDAVPLTRLEDLVDTRLAQKISQLPGVGLVTLSGGQRPAVRIQANPKALASAGLTLADVRSAISSANVNGAKGSFDGPERASTIDANDQLASAAEYAQAIIGYKDGAPLRLQDVAEVVDGAENARLAAYVAVRGAGGADEFRPAIVLSVQRQPGANVISVADSVTRLLPRLQETLPGNVQVRVVTDRTVTIRATVHDVQLELLLSIALVIGVIWLFLRNAEATFIPALAVPLSLVGALGVMYLAGYSLNNLTLMALVIATGFVVDDAIVVIENITRYLESGERPLEAALTGAGQIGFTIISLTISLVAVLIPLLFMGDVAGRLFREFAVTLAVTILISAVISLTLTPMLCAVMLRPERHGAPRREEPGRFFARLLAWYEEKLDVVLRHQRVTLAVALATMALTVALYVLVPKGFFPVQDTGVIQGIAEAPQDTSFEAMAGRQRELADLLLRDPAVASVVFFVGVDGINQSLATSRLTIALTPLADRDARAPAIARRLMAEAEHVPGLSLYLQPVQDLTIEDRISRTQYQFSVEALDRAQLDEWIPRMTAALAELPELSHVTSDLRAPGRMAWLDINRDAAARLGISMTDIDNALYDALGQRLVSTIFTQTNQYKVVLEVAPRFRIGPGSLGDIHVRGTGGEAVPLTSVATLSEKPVPLSIARQGQFPVATISFNVAPGSSLGAAVDAVLGEEKRLGLPAALRTEFQGAARAFLSSADNQVWLILAAIVTMYIVLGVLYESYVHPLTILSTLPSAGVGALLALMFADMELGVVGIIGIILLIGIVKKNAIMMIDFALEAERGEGLAPEAAIRQACLLRLRPILMTTMAALLGALPLMIGWGMGAELRRPLGVTMVGGLIVSQALTLFTTPVIYLWFDRLSRGFAARRGRPAGLRARGKAEA; from the coding sequence ATGAACATCTCGCGCCTCTTCATCCTCCGGCCCATCGCCACCTCACTCCTCATGGTGGCGCTTTTGCTTTCCGGGCTGCTCGCCTACCGTTCCCTGCCCGTGGCGGCGCTGCCGCAGATCGACTACCCGACCATCCAGGTGCAGACCCTCTATCCCGGCGCCTCGCCGGATGTCATGGCCTCGGTGGTCACGGCCCCGCTGGAGCGGCAGTTCGGCGTCATGCCCGGCCTCACGCAGATGAGCTCGCTCTCCTCGGCCGGAGCCTCGGTCATCACGCTCCAGTTCGACCTCTCCGTGCCGCTGGACGTGGCCGAGCAGGAGGTGCAGGCGGCCATCAACGCGGCGGACAACCTGCTGCCGCGTGACCTGCCCAATCCGCCCATATACAACAAGGTCAACCCGGCGGACCCGCCCATCATCACCCTTGCCGCCACCAGCGACGCCGTACCGCTCACGCGGCTGGAAGACCTCGTGGACACGCGCCTCGCCCAGAAGATCTCGCAATTGCCCGGCGTGGGCCTCGTGACGCTGTCCGGCGGCCAGCGGCCGGCCGTGCGCATCCAGGCCAATCCCAAGGCGCTCGCTTCCGCCGGGCTCACCCTCGCCGATGTGCGCTCGGCCATCTCCTCCGCCAATGTCAACGGCGCCAAGGGCAGCTTTGACGGGCCCGAGCGCGCGAGCACCATCGACGCCAACGACCAGCTCGCCTCGGCGGCCGAATACGCGCAGGCCATCATCGGCTACAAGGACGGGGCGCCGCTCAGGCTCCAGGACGTGGCCGAGGTGGTGGACGGCGCGGAGAACGCGCGCCTCGCCGCCTATGTGGCCGTGCGCGGTGCCGGGGGCGCGGACGAGTTCCGGCCGGCCATCGTGCTTTCCGTGCAGCGCCAGCCCGGCGCCAATGTCATCAGCGTGGCCGACAGCGTGACGCGGCTTCTGCCGCGCCTGCAGGAGACACTCCCGGGAAATGTGCAGGTGCGCGTGGTCACGGACCGCACCGTCACCATCCGCGCCACCGTGCATGACGTGCAGCTCGAGCTTTTGCTCTCCATTGCGCTCGTCATCGGCGTCATCTGGCTGTTTTTGCGCAATGCCGAGGCCACCTTCATCCCGGCGCTGGCCGTGCCGCTCTCCCTGGTGGGCGCGCTCGGCGTCATGTATCTCGCCGGTTACTCGCTGAACAACCTCACGCTCATGGCGCTCGTCATCGCCACCGGCTTTGTGGTGGACGATGCCATCGTGGTCATCGAGAACATCACCCGCTACCTCGAAAGCGGCGAACGGCCCCTCGAGGCCGCGCTCACCGGCGCGGGCCAGATCGGCTTCACCATCATCTCCCTGACCATCTCCCTCGTGGCGGTGCTCATCCCGCTGCTCTTCATGGGCGACGTGGCGGGCAGGCTCTTTCGGGAATTCGCGGTCACGCTGGCCGTGACCATCCTCATCTCGGCGGTCATCTCGCTCACGCTCACGCCCATGCTCTGCGCGGTGATGCTCCGGCCCGAGCGGCACGGGGCGCCCAGGCGCGAGGAGCCGGGGCGTTTTTTCGCCCGCCTGCTCGCGTGGTATGAGGAGAAGCTCGATGTGGTGCTCCGCCACCAACGCGTAACGCTCGCCGTGGCGCTTGCCACCATGGCGCTCACCGTGGCTCTCTATGTGCTCGTGCCCAAGGGCTTCTTCCCGGTGCAGGATACGGGCGTCATCCAGGGCATCGCCGAGGCGCCGCAGGACACTTCCTTCGAGGCCATGGCCGGGCGCCAGCGGGAGCTTGCGGACCTGCTTCTGCGCGACCCGGCTGTCGCCAGCGTGGTCTTTTTCGTGGGCGTGGACGGCATCAACCAGAGCCTCGCCACCTCGCGGCTCACCATCGCGCTCACGCCCCTGGCCGACCGCGACGCCCGCGCGCCGGCCATCGCGCGCCGGCTCATGGCCGAGGCGGAGCACGTGCCCGGGCTCTCGCTCTATCTCCAGCCCGTGCAGGACCTGACCATTGAGGACCGCATCTCGCGCACCCAATACCAGTTCAGCGTGGAAGCGCTTGACCGCGCCCAGCTTGACGAATGGATACCGCGCATGACCGCCGCGCTGGCGGAGCTCCCCGAGCTCTCGCACGTGACGAGCGACTTGCGGGCCCCGGGGCGCATGGCCTGGCTCGACATCAACCGCGACGCGGCCGCGCGCCTCGGCATCAGCATGACCGACATCGACAACGCGCTCTATGACGCGCTGGGCCAGCGGCTCGTCTCCACCATCTTCACCCAGACCAACCAGTACAAGGTGGTGCTGGAGGTGGCGCCGCGCTTCCGCATAGGGCCCGGCTCCCTCGGGGACATCCATGTGCGCGGCACTGGCGGCGAGGCCGTGCCGCTCACGAGCGTGGCCACGCTCTCCGAAAAGCCGGTGCCGCTCTCCATCGCGCGGCAGGGGCAGTTCCCGGTGGCGACCATCTCCTTCAATGTGGCGCCCGGCTCCTCCCTGGGCGCTGCCGTGGACGCGGTGCTGGGCGAGGAAAAGCGCCTCGGCCTGCCCGCGGCCCTGCGCACGGAATTCCAGGGCGCGGCCAGGGCCTTCCTCTCCTCGGCGGACAACCAGGTCTGGCTCATCCTCGCGGCCATCGTGACCATGTATATCGTGCTCGGCGTGCTTTACGAGAGCTATGTGCACCCGCTGACCATCCTCTCCACGCTCCCCTCGGCCGGCGTGGGTGCGCTGCTCGCGCTCATGTTCGCGGACATGGAGCTCGGCGTCGTGGGCATCATCGGCATCATCCTGCTCATCGGCATCGTGAAGAAGAACGCCATCATGATGATCGACTTCGCGCTGGAGGCCGAGCGCGGCGAGGGCCTGGCGCCGGAGGCCGCCATCCGCCAGGCCTGCCTCCTCCGGCTTCGGCCCATCCTCATGACCACCATGGCCGCGCTTTTGGGGGCGCTGCCGCTCATGATCGGCTGGGGCATGGGCGCGGAGCTCAGGCGCCCGCTGGGCGTGACCATGGTGGGCGGCCTCATCGTGAGCCAGGCGCTCACCCTGTTCACCACGCCGGTCATCTACCTCTGGTTCGACCGCCTGAGCCGGGGCTTTGCCGCGCGCCGCGGCCGGCCAGCGGGCCTGCGTGCGCGTGGGAAGGCGGAAGCATGA